One part of the Mytilus trossulus isolate FHL-02 chromosome 11, PNRI_Mtr1.1.1.hap1, whole genome shotgun sequence genome encodes these proteins:
- the LOC134691076 gene encoding splicing factor 3B subunit 6-like yields the protein MALSRKGGNVRLPPEVNRILYIRNLPYKITAEEMYDIFGKYGAIRQIRVGNTPDTKGTAFVVYEDIFDAKNACDHLSGFNVCNRYLVVLYYQANKAFKKTDDVKKQEEITKMKQKYGLTTPERK from the exons ATGGCATTGAGCAGAAAAGGGGGAAAT gtCCGACTTCCACCAGAGGTCAACAGGATCCTGTATATCAGAAATCTGCCATACAAAATAACAGCTGAagaaatgtatgatatttttggAAAGTATGGTGCTATACGACAAATAAGAGT aGGCAACACCCCAGATACAAAAGGAACAGCATTTGTAGTATATGAAGATATATTTGATGCTAAGAACGCCTGTGATCAtctgtcaggatttaatgtttGTAACAGATATCTAGTAGTGTTATATTACCAAGCTAATAAg GCATTCAAGAAGACAGATGATGTGAAGAAACAGgaagaaatcacaaaaatgaaacagaaatatgGATTGACAACACCAGAAcggaaataa